From one Amycolatopsis sp. FDAARGOS 1241 genomic stretch:
- a CDS encoding response regulator transcription factor: MIKLMFADDEELVRSGLRAMMSGASDIEIVGEASDGRSAVEVARRYHPDVALLDIKMRAPDDGIRALRAILALPDPPRIAMLTTFDIDEYVSLALRLGANGFLLKDIDPSALLRAIRDLAKGGAVLDPGVAARMVQSHRDEQRAAQPARKLLASLSEREREVVALIGQGLSNAEIGGRLHLSEATVKGYVSAVLSKIGAANRVQAALLAYRGGLLDQ; the protein is encoded by the coding sequence TTGATCAAGCTCATGTTCGCCGACGACGAGGAACTGGTTCGTTCGGGGCTGCGCGCCATGATGTCCGGGGCGTCGGACATCGAGATCGTCGGCGAGGCGAGCGACGGGAGATCCGCGGTGGAGGTGGCGCGGCGCTACCACCCGGACGTGGCGCTGCTCGACATCAAGATGCGCGCGCCCGACGACGGGATTCGGGCGCTGCGGGCCATCCTCGCGCTGCCGGACCCGCCGCGGATCGCCATGTTGACCACGTTCGACATCGACGAGTACGTGAGCCTGGCGCTGCGGCTCGGTGCCAACGGGTTCCTGCTCAAGGACATCGACCCGTCCGCACTCTTGCGTGCCATTCGCGACCTGGCCAAAGGCGGTGCCGTCCTCGACCCGGGGGTGGCGGCGCGGATGGTCCAGTCGCACCGCGACGAGCAGAGGGCCGCGCAGCCGGCGCGGAAGCTGCTGGCAAGCCTGTCCGAGCGGGAGCGTGAGGTCGTCGCGCTGATCGGCCAGGGGCTGTCGAACGCGGAGATCGGCGGGCGGCTGCACCTGTCCGAGGCGACCGTGAAGGGCTACGTCTCGGCCGTCCTGTCGAAGATCGGCGCCGCGAACCGCGTGCAGGCCGCGTTGCTGGCCTACCGCGGCGGTCTGCTCGACCAGTAG
- a CDS encoding trimeric intracellular cation channel family protein, which yields MLTALEFLGLVAFAASGALAAVRARLDVFGVIVVGLTTALGGGIIRDVLLGIHPPTTLANWPYLAVCAATALIVFAFHPQVARLRRAVLLADAIGLGVFATAGTTIALNAGATAYAACLIGMTSGIGGGAARDLLLREIPLVLRKEIYAVAALAGAVLVAVGHALPLPQGIVTTIAAAVVVTIRLVALWRHWNAPVARPGTDESL from the coding sequence ATGCTCACCGCGCTCGAGTTCCTCGGGCTGGTGGCCTTCGCGGCGTCCGGTGCGCTGGCCGCCGTCCGCGCGCGGCTCGACGTGTTCGGTGTGATCGTCGTCGGACTGACCACGGCGCTGGGCGGCGGCATCATCCGCGACGTGCTCCTCGGCATCCACCCGCCGACGACGCTCGCCAACTGGCCGTACCTCGCGGTCTGCGCGGCGACGGCGCTGATCGTCTTCGCGTTCCACCCCCAGGTCGCGCGGCTGCGGCGCGCGGTGCTGCTCGCCGACGCGATCGGGCTCGGCGTGTTCGCCACGGCCGGCACGACGATCGCGCTCAACGCCGGCGCCACCGCGTACGCCGCCTGCCTCATCGGCATGACCAGCGGCATCGGCGGTGGCGCCGCGCGCGATCTGCTGCTGCGCGAGATCCCCCTCGTCCTGCGCAAGGAGATCTACGCCGTCGCCGCGCTGGCCGGGGCGGTGCTCGTCGCGGTCGGTCACGCTCTGCCACTGCCACAGGGGATCGTCACCACGATCGCGGCCGCCGTGGTCGTCACGATCCGGCTGGTGGCTCTGTGGCGGCATTGGAACGCACCCGTCGCGCGGCCCGGGACGGACGAGTCTTTGTGA
- a CDS encoding response regulator transcription factor, translating to MRILVVDDDRAVRESLRRSLEFNGYTVELASDGAQALESIIANRPDAMVLDVMMPRLDGLEVARRLRSTGDDLPILVLTARDTVSDRVSGLDAGADDYLPKPFALEELLARLRALLRRAAPDSQQGETSEVLSFADLTLDPGTREVRRGGREISLTRTEFALLELFLSYPKHVLTRGRILEEVWGYDFPTSGNALEVYVGYLRRKTEAGGEARLIHTVRGVGYVLRETPP from the coding sequence ATGCGCATCCTTGTAGTGGACGACGACCGAGCCGTCCGTGAATCGCTCAGGCGGTCCCTGGAGTTCAACGGGTACACCGTCGAGCTCGCCAGCGACGGTGCGCAGGCCCTGGAGTCGATCATCGCCAACCGGCCGGACGCGATGGTGCTCGACGTGATGATGCCGCGCCTCGACGGGCTCGAAGTGGCCCGCCGCCTGCGCAGCACCGGCGACGACCTGCCCATCCTCGTGCTGACCGCCCGCGACACCGTCTCCGATCGGGTCTCCGGCCTCGACGCCGGCGCCGACGACTACCTCCCCAAGCCGTTCGCCCTCGAGGAACTGCTCGCCCGCCTGCGCGCGCTGCTTCGCCGCGCCGCACCGGACAGCCAGCAGGGCGAAACGAGCGAGGTCCTGTCGTTCGCCGACCTCACTCTGGACCCCGGCACTCGCGAAGTCCGCCGCGGCGGCCGCGAGATCAGTCTCACCCGCACCGAGTTCGCGCTGCTCGAGCTGTTCCTCTCGTACCCCAAGCACGTGCTGACCCGAGGAAGGATTCTGGAGGAAGTATGGGGTTACGACTTCCCGACGTCGGGCAACGCGCTGGAGGTCTACGTCGGCTATTTGCGCCGCAAGACGGAAGCCGGCGGCGAGGCGCGGTTGATCCACACGGTGCGGGGCGTCGGGTACGTCCTGCGCGAAACGCCACCGTGA
- a CDS encoding DUF4190 domain-containing protein produces the protein MSTPDNREQYQQYPAGQSEPFAAPPAGGGYGQPVVAPRNGFGVTALVLGILALVLCWTVWGGIVLGVLALVFGILGVKRANRREATNKGVAVSGIVTGSIGLVIGVILVVLVGSIFAMFGSQLSDLQDCLKQAGSDQSQVQQCEQQFSDGVQKR, from the coding sequence GTGAGCACGCCCGACAACCGTGAGCAGTACCAGCAGTACCCGGCTGGCCAGAGTGAGCCGTTCGCCGCTCCGCCGGCCGGTGGCGGTTACGGGCAGCCGGTGGTTGCGCCGCGCAACGGGTTCGGCGTCACGGCGCTCGTGCTGGGCATTCTGGCGCTCGTGCTGTGCTGGACCGTGTGGGGCGGCATCGTCCTCGGCGTCCTCGCGTTGGTCTTCGGCATTCTCGGCGTGAAGCGCGCCAACCGCCGCGAGGCCACCAACAAGGGCGTCGCCGTCTCGGGCATCGTCACCGGCAGCATCGGCCTGGTCATCGGGGTGATTCTCGTCGTGCTGGTCGGCTCGATCTTCGCGATGTTCGGGAGCCAGCTCAGCGACCTGCAGGACTGCTTGAAGCAGGCCGGCAGCGACCAGTCGCAGGTGCAGCAGTGCGAGCAGCAGTTCAGCGACGGCGTGCAGAAGCGCTGA